In Deltaproteobacteria bacterium, a single genomic region encodes these proteins:
- a CDS encoding sigma-70 family RNA polymerase sigma factor gives MTAADDPWAQLLDVRQQAWAAGVLAVFGRVRGFFVNKVGDDADELTQRTFTRVQQIRERYDGRGSARSFVLGIAHLVLLEHLRERYRHQVEPLEDISIAAVDPRPSSVLAQRAEQRLVLQALRSLTLEHQTVLELYYWEDMSDPEIADVLATNANTIRGRRTRARERLRLALAAIDGQAGAVESTSTDLERWARSIREQLGAAT, from the coding sequence ATGACCGCCGCCGACGACCCGTGGGCGCAGCTGCTGGATGTCCGGCAGCAGGCTTGGGCCGCGGGGGTCCTGGCGGTGTTCGGACGCGTCCGTGGCTTCTTCGTGAACAAGGTCGGAGACGACGCCGACGAACTCACGCAGCGAACGTTCACCCGCGTGCAGCAGATCCGCGAGCGCTACGATGGCCGCGGCAGCGCGCGCAGCTTCGTGCTGGGCATCGCCCACCTCGTGCTGCTGGAGCACCTGCGCGAGCGGTACCGGCATCAGGTCGAGCCGCTCGAAGACATCAGCATTGCCGCCGTCGATCCGCGCCCGTCGTCGGTGCTCGCTCAACGCGCCGAGCAGCGTCTGGTACTGCAGGCCCTGCGCTCGCTGACGCTCGAGCACCAGACCGTGCTCGAGCTCTACTACTGGGAAGACATGTCGGATCCAGAGATCGCCGACGTGCTCGCGACCAACGCCAACACCATTCGCGGCCGACGTACCCGGGCGCGAGAGCGACTGCGCCTCGCCCTGGCGGCCATCGATGGTCAAGCGGGCGCCGTCGAGTCGACCTCGACCGACCTCGAGCGCTGGGCGCGGAGCATCCGCGAGCAGCTCGGCGCGGCGACCTGA
- a CDS encoding protein kinase, protein MAPSQDDGRFHDPTAAKLVAAAPHDDLDARVAAVDYLRSLGVEHPPVVIAGYVLERRIGSGGFGNVYLAAQPSLDRRVAIKLLHRQRVGREASSLRREAHALAQLNHPNVVQVFHVGDATEGTFIVMEYVEGASLDAWQRDRSWPEVLAKYRDAALALAAAHDRGILHLDFKPQNVRVGVDGRARVLDFGLAGGPGIARGSTSEQPSLGAGTLRVTRADGATVGYAAPEQLFGGVVEAAADQYAFCAALHEALHGVLPYTAADCLSMAVEQAPMPARRGAKRCPTWIDHVIRRGLRPRPGDRWPSMQALIHALRGPARLRQTVVAGVALFATVPAALAGARAGRAPGCDDVDGPSPPAWSSARREAVTRALHGGGDTLPASSAAAVLSRLDVMSATADRELEVACSAAASDEHRLDCLRRFTARFDRATELIANHGEGTRADALLEVVGDAAECHAGRTDGRLDPVAADEAAAVLADLDRARLDLAAGRFAEADARTQAAMRATRMFDAAAVVAEALLVRGLAADALARDADALQDLESAAHASVAAGRDDLAAEAWRRAAWVAATDLGDLDRAWRNARAAKVAATRLGPEPRTRAEQLHVEGLLLRLGGDATGAVARHELALSELGDSVAADDPSWISSWLLLAHAHADAGGTDSASTLYERAERLAIARLGPLHPRVATILLSRAMIARASYDRSRDPNVLAQADATLARAAEIMQFGSGHNDDVIATITTLHAEVALLRGELDRAGRLAATAWDLQREHLPEGHRERGSALAVLARVELARGDWEGALRVHREYALERAHFDDDATLPAIENNLGWLELRLGRPENARTHHERALADGDDVQRAYARGGLGHAALLLDGPMVAEEQLAGALASAQALGEAAPADLIAEIEWHLAEAQLANHRGASSVRTHLERAVAYYQASGSDALAIEALGRLARQLPGAHRRPRDHE, encoded by the coding sequence GTGGCGCCAAGCCAGGACGACGGTCGGTTCCACGACCCCACTGCAGCGAAGCTCGTCGCGGCGGCACCGCACGACGACCTCGACGCGCGGGTCGCCGCGGTCGACTACCTCCGCAGCCTCGGCGTCGAGCATCCCCCAGTCGTCATCGCTGGCTACGTACTCGAGCGGCGCATCGGTAGCGGCGGCTTCGGCAACGTCTACCTCGCGGCGCAACCGAGCCTCGATCGCCGGGTCGCCATCAAGCTGCTCCATCGCCAACGGGTGGGGCGCGAGGCGTCATCCCTGCGTCGCGAGGCACACGCGCTCGCCCAGCTCAACCACCCCAACGTCGTACAAGTCTTCCACGTTGGGGACGCGACGGAGGGCACCTTCATCGTCATGGAGTACGTCGAGGGAGCGTCGCTCGACGCGTGGCAGCGCGACCGCTCATGGCCCGAGGTCCTGGCGAAGTACCGCGACGCAGCGCTCGCGCTGGCGGCCGCCCACGACCGAGGGATCCTCCACCTCGACTTCAAGCCCCAGAACGTACGAGTCGGCGTCGATGGCCGCGCGCGCGTGCTCGACTTCGGCCTCGCCGGCGGCCCCGGGATCGCGCGGGGCTCGACCTCGGAGCAGCCGTCGCTCGGCGCCGGGACGCTGCGCGTCACTCGAGCCGACGGTGCGACCGTCGGATATGCGGCACCAGAGCAGCTGTTCGGCGGCGTCGTCGAGGCCGCGGCCGATCAGTACGCCTTCTGTGCCGCGCTTCACGAGGCACTCCACGGCGTCCTGCCGTACACCGCTGCGGATTGCCTTTCGATGGCCGTGGAGCAGGCGCCGATGCCCGCGCGGCGTGGCGCGAAGCGCTGCCCGACGTGGATCGATCACGTGATTCGGCGGGGACTACGACCGCGGCCCGGCGATCGGTGGCCGTCGATGCAGGCGCTGATCCACGCCCTTCGCGGGCCGGCGCGCCTTCGGCAGACGGTGGTCGCGGGCGTGGCCCTGTTCGCGACCGTCCCCGCAGCACTCGCAGGCGCGCGCGCTGGGCGGGCTCCCGGCTGCGACGACGTGGACGGGCCTTCGCCTCCTGCATGGAGCAGCGCGCGGCGCGAGGCGGTCACGCGTGCGCTGCACGGCGGCGGTGACACGTTGCCGGCATCGTCTGCCGCGGCGGTGCTCTCACGGCTCGACGTGATGTCCGCCACCGCCGACCGCGAGCTCGAAGTGGCCTGTAGCGCCGCCGCATCCGATGAGCACCGGCTGGACTGCCTGCGACGGTTCACGGCGCGATTCGACCGAGCCACCGAACTCATTGCGAACCACGGCGAGGGCACGCGCGCCGATGCGCTCCTCGAGGTGGTCGGCGACGCCGCCGAGTGCCACGCAGGAAGGACCGACGGCAGGCTGGACCCCGTCGCGGCGGATGAGGCCGCGGCGGTGCTCGCCGACCTCGATCGCGCGCGACTCGACCTCGCTGCCGGCCGCTTTGCCGAAGCCGACGCGCGCACCCAGGCGGCGATGCGAGCGACCCGCATGTTCGACGCCGCGGCGGTCGTCGCAGAGGCACTCCTGGTCCGAGGCCTCGCTGCGGACGCGCTCGCGCGGGACGCCGACGCACTGCAGGACCTCGAGTCCGCCGCGCACGCCAGCGTTGCCGCCGGACGCGACGACCTCGCCGCAGAGGCGTGGCGACGCGCCGCGTGGGTGGCCGCCACCGATCTCGGCGATCTCGACCGCGCGTGGCGGAACGCCCGCGCGGCCAAGGTCGCCGCCACGCGACTCGGCCCCGAACCCCGCACCCGCGCCGAGCAGCTCCACGTCGAGGGCTTGCTGCTACGCCTCGGTGGCGATGCCACGGGGGCCGTCGCGCGACACGAGCTCGCGCTGTCCGAGCTCGGCGACAGCGTAGCGGCGGATGATCCCAGCTGGATCTCCTCGTGGCTGCTGCTCGCGCACGCGCACGCGGATGCTGGCGGCACCGATTCCGCGAGTACCCTGTACGAACGCGCCGAGCGTCTCGCGATCGCTCGACTCGGCCCGCTCCACCCGCGCGTCGCGACGATCCTGCTATCGCGGGCGATGATTGCCCGTGCCAGCTATGACCGCAGCCGTGACCCGAATGTCCTCGCGCAAGCGGATGCGACGCTGGCCCGCGCGGCAGAGATCATGCAGTTCGGGTCCGGCCACAACGACGACGTGATCGCCACGATCACCACGCTACACGCCGAGGTAGCTCTGTTGCGCGGTGAACTCGACCGCGCGGGTCGCCTCGCGGCGACGGCCTGGGACCTGCAGCGCGAGCACCTCCCGGAGGGCCACCGCGAGCGGGGCAGCGCGCTCGCCGTGCTCGCGCGGGTCGAACTCGCCCGCGGCGACTGGGAGGGCGCACTACGCGTGCATCGAGAGTATGCGCTGGAGCGCGCGCACTTCGACGACGACGCAACCCTGCCTGCGATCGAGAACAACCTCGGCTGGTTGGAGCTTCGGCTCGGACGCCCGGAGAACGCCCGAACCCACCACGAGCGCGCGCTCGCCGACGGCGACGACGTGCAGCGGGCGTACGCGCGCGGCGGGCTCGGCCACGCGGCACTCCTGCTCGACGGACCCATGGTCGCCGAGGAGCAGCTCGCGGGCGCGCTCGCGTCGGCGCAGGCACTCGGCGAGGCCGCGCCCGCCGATCTCATCGCGGAGATCGAGTGGCACCTGGCCGAGGCGCAGCTCGCCAACCACCGCGGCGCGAGCTCGGTGCGAACTCATCTCGAGCGCGCTGTCGCATACTATCAGGCGAGCGGCAGCGACGCCCTCGCAATCGAAGCGCTCGGCCGCCTCGCACGGCAGCTCCCGGGCGCGCATCGCAGGCCACGAGACCACGAGTAA
- a CDS encoding caspase family protein: MRTALLVGVESCPAADLRGPAADVALVRAVICERFELLARTLPNRAATRDGVLAALDELVSAARERDRLLFYFAGHGTQVADTGEGLDETGAVDYHEAICPHDFSREDPSRAIRDTELHQLFAKAIARGAGITAIFDCCFAGGLAARDVVRGPINAGDEGVRARSLATIEGRWSEAVRSGVLRRVHRMTDVPRTRDGGASPVVFGACLAGSLARECRYDTEIRGEFTHHLAAVLATAARGITNVAVRDAVRASIAASDPSNRSPSRPVFAPASADQAVFLD, from the coding sequence ATGCGTACTGCCCTCCTCGTCGGCGTCGAGAGCTGTCCCGCCGCAGACCTGCGCGGCCCCGCGGCGGACGTCGCATTGGTGCGCGCGGTAATCTGCGAGCGGTTCGAACTGCTAGCGCGGACGTTGCCGAATCGCGCCGCGACCCGCGACGGGGTGCTCGCCGCGCTCGACGAGCTGGTCTCGGCGGCGCGCGAGCGCGACAGGTTGCTGTTCTACTTCGCCGGTCACGGCACCCAGGTCGCCGACACGGGCGAGGGTCTCGATGAGACCGGCGCCGTCGACTACCACGAAGCCATCTGCCCGCACGACTTCAGCCGCGAGGACCCGTCGCGCGCAATCCGTGACACCGAGCTGCACCAGCTCTTCGCCAAAGCCATCGCGCGCGGCGCTGGCATCACTGCCATCTTCGACTGTTGCTTCGCGGGAGGCCTGGCCGCACGCGACGTCGTGCGCGGCCCCATCAACGCGGGCGACGAGGGTGTCCGGGCGCGCAGCCTCGCGACGATCGAGGGCCGGTGGTCCGAGGCCGTGCGCTCCGGAGTGCTGCGTCGTGTCCACCGCATGACCGACGTGCCGCGCACCCGCGATGGCGGGGCCTCACCGGTCGTCTTCGGTGCGTGTCTCGCCGGCTCGCTCGCCCGAGAGTGTCGCTACGACACCGAAATCCGCGGCGAGTTCACGCACCACCTGGCGGCCGTGCTGGCCACGGCGGCGCGCGGCATCACCAACGTCGCGGTGCGCGACGCAGTGCGAGCATCGATTGCAGCCAGCGACCCCTCGAACCGGTCACCGTCGCGCCCCGTGTTTGCCCCCGCCAGCGCCGACCAGGCCGTATTCCTGGACTAG
- a CDS encoding CHAT domain-containing protein, with the protein MFVRPLEVQLCWSDRDRESVGPLARELYEFLDRPPGDDPVLRPGLGIATRIGCDAIRLVQALRVGALATVGVRVVVAMLASAGYADAGFRAAIEQLAANDGDDLVLVPVVLDPRWLDALSSVRGRTIELSAQARSEDDRRWSLGVHVGIEVARALLGPAGIDACPQISISHAAVDQLANDHLAARLHEHLVTRTAMRCEFNDRDEARAQQLRSRLRSSPRDALLLVIRTDAWSESPWCTEELLVAKSERVPILTVLATTAGEPRASAYAGNHRTVHWQAGREWEVAGRCVQAWLQHHHFLAFGRAALELAGLPQDSTVLSRRPELLDLSADPRALVVYPDPPMPEAERDVLRALRPDVRIATPSTLFGRVLLDRDTAPPLCGMTLAFSLSPSPTLPAIDELVIGAGLTQTHAQDALAAIVLASVHSGARVCFGGDFRRGGFAERLGFLLQAHRRLGLVGRPRLLCFLAEGRRSGDAIVEYEPYEVASPVGAEACDDVEVRSCLWHLAMRRASSQMAEARLVLGGRVRPRIEDGDGGYHGAWPGVLEEAYRTVQAHRALYLLGGFGGYAGELARRLDLDHDGPEVEAVDARVANLRERFEASRLQLAARSDADLDLLLIETSGPLREADLRARVRDAWRRFIAGDASAWPNGLDVAENRTLFTSTDEVELAQLVFTGVSRLRRRAAPAGEIRLRCYHGDIASIAGVDAYGVTLSPGLEPVGASAALDARCGGRLRRAVLARGVEVVAVHGAALAGRHVIVATLELPEAGAPLSVAAIEDAAAAVGGACARLGLTSLACPIFGATLGIAVSSALDAMRRGFDRAGAPAIVTFCEIDGGRVAELRAALPAGAFQELREGPLPSAPPRRTLLHLGGRAPTDETPGVIHARLFRDDLGAAVPGGSSGPIDADTWTILRTRVCTMDEALARGQLLFERLLPESVQRELCAERDGLLSLLVDDVAASLPWEALASVDPSWTPATSVPFSRRIALGDEVGTPAAATRRSGRLRFLLVFDAAGDLEGARDEALAVRTAMAARGDVDLVAFQGPAATLDAVTAALSTGAFDVFHYAGHARFDPTAPERSGLELADGVFTAAHVEDAHVPRLVVLGACESTRLRGPSSATPAVVPTAARWSFAEGLLRRGVRSMLGTSFVVNDDAARDFALGTYGGLLRGLTLGLAVRDARARLFGAGRPDWANFVLYGDHGLTL; encoded by the coding sequence ATGTTCGTACGACCCCTCGAGGTGCAACTGTGCTGGTCCGACCGGGACCGTGAGTCGGTGGGTCCGCTCGCACGCGAGCTATACGAGTTCCTCGATCGGCCGCCTGGCGACGACCCGGTGCTGCGGCCGGGTCTCGGCATCGCAACCCGTATCGGATGCGACGCGATCCGCCTGGTCCAGGCACTGCGCGTCGGCGCGCTGGCCACCGTCGGCGTGCGTGTCGTGGTCGCGATGCTCGCATCGGCCGGCTATGCCGACGCCGGGTTTCGCGCCGCGATCGAGCAGCTCGCGGCCAACGACGGCGACGACCTCGTGCTCGTGCCGGTCGTGCTCGACCCCCGTTGGCTCGACGCGCTGTCGTCAGTGCGCGGCCGCACGATCGAGCTCTCCGCGCAAGCGCGCAGCGAAGACGACCGACGGTGGTCGCTCGGGGTCCACGTCGGCATCGAGGTCGCGCGCGCACTGCTCGGACCGGCGGGTATCGACGCGTGTCCGCAGATCTCGATCAGCCACGCCGCCGTCGACCAGCTCGCGAATGATCACCTCGCCGCGCGTCTCCACGAGCACCTCGTCACCCGCACCGCCATGCGCTGCGAGTTCAACGATCGCGACGAGGCCCGCGCGCAGCAGCTGCGGTCGCGGCTCCGCTCGTCGCCACGGGACGCGCTGCTGCTGGTGATTCGCACCGACGCCTGGTCGGAGAGCCCGTGGTGCACCGAGGAGCTACTGGTCGCAAAGAGCGAGCGCGTGCCCATCTTGACGGTCCTCGCGACCACCGCCGGTGAGCCGCGAGCCTCCGCGTATGCCGGCAACCACCGCACGGTGCACTGGCAGGCCGGACGCGAGTGGGAGGTCGCGGGCCGCTGCGTGCAGGCATGGCTGCAGCACCATCACTTTCTCGCATTCGGGCGCGCGGCGCTCGAGCTGGCGGGGCTGCCCCAGGACAGCACGGTGCTGTCGCGTCGACCGGAGCTGTTGGACCTCTCGGCCGACCCCCGCGCCCTCGTGGTCTATCCCGATCCCCCGATGCCCGAGGCCGAGCGCGACGTGCTGCGGGCGCTGCGGCCCGACGTACGCATCGCAACCCCGAGCACGCTGTTCGGACGCGTACTCCTCGACCGCGACACTGCACCGCCGCTGTGTGGCATGACACTCGCCTTCTCGCTCTCACCGAGTCCGACCCTCCCGGCGATCGACGAGCTGGTGATCGGCGCAGGGCTCACGCAGACCCACGCACAGGATGCCCTTGCGGCGATCGTGCTCGCGAGCGTGCACAGTGGCGCGCGGGTGTGCTTCGGCGGCGACTTCCGCCGGGGTGGTTTCGCCGAGCGCCTCGGTTTCTTGCTCCAGGCACACCGCCGACTGGGCCTCGTCGGGCGCCCGCGGCTGCTGTGTTTCCTCGCCGAGGGCCGCCGCTCGGGCGACGCGATCGTCGAGTACGAGCCGTACGAGGTCGCCTCGCCCGTGGGTGCCGAGGCGTGCGACGACGTCGAGGTCCGCTCCTGCTTGTGGCATCTCGCGATGCGTCGCGCTTCGTCGCAGATGGCCGAGGCGCGGCTGGTGCTCGGTGGGCGGGTGCGCCCGCGCATCGAAGACGGTGACGGCGGCTACCACGGCGCGTGGCCAGGCGTGCTCGAGGAGGCCTACCGCACCGTCCAGGCCCATCGCGCGCTGTATCTGTTGGGCGGCTTTGGAGGCTATGCGGGCGAGCTCGCACGCAGGCTCGACCTCGACCACGATGGCCCCGAGGTCGAGGCCGTCGATGCGCGGGTGGCCAACCTGCGCGAGCGATTCGAGGCCTCGCGGCTGCAGCTCGCCGCCCGCTCGGATGCCGACCTCGATCTGCTGCTGATCGAAACCAGTGGTCCTTTGCGTGAGGCGGATCTACGCGCGCGAGTGCGCGATGCTTGGCGACGCTTCATCGCTGGAGATGCGAGCGCGTGGCCCAATGGGCTCGATGTGGCCGAGAACCGCACGCTGTTCACGTCGACCGACGAAGTCGAGCTCGCGCAGCTGGTGTTCACCGGCGTGTCACGTCTGCGGCGGCGGGCAGCGCCGGCCGGCGAGATCCGCCTGCGCTGCTACCACGGCGACATCGCCTCGATCGCCGGCGTGGATGCATACGGGGTGACGCTCTCGCCGGGCTTGGAGCCGGTCGGCGCCTCGGCTGCGCTCGACGCCCGCTGCGGCGGTCGCCTGCGGCGCGCCGTGCTGGCTCGCGGCGTCGAGGTCGTCGCCGTGCACGGCGCCGCGCTGGCGGGACGCCACGTGATCGTGGCGACGCTCGAGCTACCGGAAGCCGGCGCGCCGCTGTCGGTCGCCGCCATCGAGGACGCGGCCGCCGCGGTCGGTGGTGCGTGCGCGCGGCTGGGGCTCACGTCGCTGGCGTGCCCGATCTTCGGCGCCACGCTGGGGATCGCGGTCTCGTCGGCCCTCGATGCCATGCGCCGCGGATTCGATCGCGCCGGAGCACCTGCGATCGTGACGTTCTGCGAGATCGACGGGGGGCGCGTGGCAGAGTTGCGCGCAGCGCTGCCCGCCGGCGCGTTCCAGGAGCTGCGTGAGGGCCCACTCCCGAGCGCGCCGCCACGCCGCACGTTGCTGCACCTCGGTGGCCGCGCACCGACGGACGAAACCCCCGGCGTGATCCATGCGCGACTGTTCCGCGACGACCTCGGCGCGGCGGTGCCCGGCGGTAGCTCGGGTCCGATCGACGCCGACACCTGGACGATCCTGCGTACGCGTGTGTGCACGATGGACGAGGCGCTCGCGCGCGGACAGCTGCTGTTCGAGCGTCTGCTGCCCGAGAGCGTGCAGCGCGAGCTCTGTGCGGAGCGCGACGGGCTGCTCTCGCTGCTGGTCGATGACGTCGCCGCCTCGCTGCCGTGGGAGGCGCTCGCCAGCGTCGACCCGAGCTGGACACCCGCGACCTCCGTGCCGTTCTCCCGTCGCATCGCCCTGGGTGACGAGGTCGGCACCCCGGCCGCCGCCACGCGGCGCAGCGGCCGACTGAGATTCCTGCTGGTGTTCGATGCCGCGGGTGATCTCGAGGGCGCGCGCGACGAGGCGCTGGCGGTCCGCACGGCGATGGCGGCCCGCGGCGACGTCGACCTCGTCGCGTTCCAAGGCCCCGCCGCGACGCTCGACGCGGTGACCGCGGCCCTGAGCACGGGGGCCTTCGACGTGTTCCACTATGCCGGGCACGCGAGGTTCGATCCGACCGCCCCAGAGCGCAGCGGTCTCGAGCTCGCCGACGGCGTGTTCACTGCGGCCCACGTCGAAGACGCCCACGTGCCGCGGCTGGTCGTGCTTGGGGCCTGCGAATCGACCCGGCTGCGCGGCCCGTCGTCCGCCACGCCGGCCGTCGTTCCGACCGCGGCGCGGTGGTCGTTCGCCGAAGGGCTGCTGCGACGCGGCGTGCGATCGATGCTCGGCACCAGCTTCGTCGTGAACGACGACGCGGCCCGCGACTTCGCGCTCGGCACCTACGGCGGCCTGCTGCGCGGACTGACCCTCGGGCTCGCGGTCCGCGACGCCCGTGCGCGCCTGTTCGGCG